The following DNA comes from Peromyscus leucopus breed LL Stock chromosome 2, UCI_PerLeu_2.1, whole genome shotgun sequence.
ACTACCCAGGCTGGTGTGACAGGGGACTCAGCAGAGGTGGCAGGGGATGAGGCCGAGGGTCCAGCTGGGAAGTCCGACCATGTCCAGCTTGCAGGATTTCCTTCCTGCCTGAACCTAGGCTGAGCAACCTAGTGCTTGCTTGGCTGATTCTCCTGGGAGGGGAGGCCCAACTTCTCACACCGCCATTCATCAGTCAAGCATCTCTCTCGCATTCCACTATTTCCTGCATCGGTGGAGAGTTGTATGGGGCGGGAGAGCACACAGAACAGCCCATTCTACCCGTAGCTCCCCAGATCAGAACTCTAGATAAATGTCTCTGTAGCTAAACTCCTATGGTCCCATCCCAGGAGTCGGAAGGTGAGAGTTCTGTCTATATACAGTAGGGTTAGTGGCCCCCTGTCCTGGCCTTTGGCACCCTAGGGACAGTACAGAGAGTGGAAGCAAACCTCAGGCTGGGGCAGGAAATGAGTCACTGACCCAGGaaaagccccctccccccagatcaGCCAGGGCCTAGATAAGAAAACaacttctgcttcctgatttttttctgacCCCTTCCTATCCTCACagttaaatatagaaataaacacCCAAGATTCACGCATGCACTGAACCTGAGACTGATGGGTTCCCTGAGCGGGCCTGTTCCCACCTGCTGTGATCTGGCACCTTCTGCGCCTCCTCTCTTCTTTGAATGCAAAGAGCTCTTGTCCAGGGCCATGCTAGAGCCCTTCTAGGTGAACTCCGCCCCATCTTGTGTTCCTGACAGGGCTTACTCAGCATCACCGCCATGAGCGAGGCCTTTGACTGTGCCAAATGCAGTGAGTCCTTGTACGGCCGCAAATACATCCAGACAGACAGTGGCCCCTACTGCGTCCCCTGCTATGACAACACCTTCGCCAACACCTGTGCCGAGTGCCAGCAGCTCATCGGGCATGACTCAAGGGTAAGGACCAGACCAGAAGGGTGAGAGTAAGTGCGGGCGGGTGGGAGGGGCCAAGGACAAATCCCCCCAAGCCCCTGCTTTGTCTCCCCAAAGGAGCTGTTCTATGAGGATCGCCACTTCCACGAGGGCTGCTTCCGGTGCTGCCGCTGCCAGCGCTCCCTGGCTGATGAACCCTTCACCTGCCAGGACAGCGAGCTGCTCTGTAACGAGTGCTACTGCACAGCCTTCTCTTCACAGTGCTCCGCCTGTGGGGAGACTGTCATGCCTGGTATGTCCCAGGGCCTCATCCTGGGTTCGGGAACTGCCATCCCAGCAGGGTCTTTGCGTCTGCCCGGCTCATACTCCCATGAGGTTTGGTGTGGGTAGAGGTCTAGACACACTGCATGTTCCTGGAACATGCATGGATCTGTTGTACATGTATGCTCCTGAGAGCTTAATGCACACAGGGATTGGCGCACCCAGCTCTCCACACAGAAGCTTGGCGGGTACCAAAACTGACAAGCTGAAGAAGGCTTAGTGTGTATTAGACCAACAGGCCTAGTGAACACCTAAGGACTTACATGTGTAGCAGCTGATATACTTGACACACACGCAGGCCTTAGCTGCATGTTTGGTACATGTGAGAGCTAAGGATATACTGAGATCCTCAGGGTTGCTGCATTGAAGTTTTGTGTGCAGAGATCGATTGTAGGCTTAAAATGTATGTTGTCCTGCATGCCTAATAGGTATGTGAGGACTTAGCATGTGTGGAGAGTGATAGACCTAGAAGATGCAAAGGCTTAGCCTGTACTGAACCTGTCATTCCTAGGGCATTGGGCTTTGTGTAGGCAGAGTTGCCTGGTTAATGGGATCTTGCCTGAATGTTAAACTGGTATTTCTGgacaggtagtggtggcacacgcctttaatctcagcacttgggaggcagagacaggtggatctctgtgagttcgaggccagcctggtctacagagaaagatccaggacagtcagagctacacagagaaatcctgtctgggggggaaaaaaacagaaaaacaaaaaaacaacccaacaaaAAATCCTGGTATTTCTGATATATAATGACTTATTTAGCATATACTGAAACAACCTGTATTTTACACAGAGGCTTGATGTATGTTAAGACAGTCCTGTGTGAGGCATGGAAGGTTTAACATGTGTGCTGAGCATGTGCTGAACTGTCACGTCCAGTTTGGGGGAAGAGGTTGGCATATGTAACATGTATGGCGGGAGTCTTACTTCATGCGCATGGATACAGCTCTATTGGGTTATAGAAGCAGTGGGGACAGCTTGGGGAGTGGAATTGACAGAGTGACCCTCAGGAACTTGGGACACAGACTCTAAGTGGGATTCCTGTTTCCCACAGGGTCCCGGAAGCTGGAGTATGGAGGCCAGACATGGCATGAACATTGCTTTCTGTGCAGTGGGTGTGAGCAACCTCTAGGTTCCCGCTCCTTCGTGCCCGACAAGGGCGCTCACTACTGCGTGCCTTGCTATGAGAACAAGTTCGCTCCGCGGTGTGCCCGCTGCAGCAAGGTGGGGGCTGGGCCTCTGAATTTTGGGTAAGACCTGTTGTGGGTGGGGATACTCACTCCCCTGCTGATGGGTGATGCCCCCACAGACGCTGACCCAGGGTGGAGTAACCTATCGAGATCAACCCTGGCACCGAGAGTGCCTGGTCTGCACTGGGTGCCAGACGCCCCTTGCGGGGCAGCAGTTCACGTCTCGGGATGATGATCCCTACTGTGTGGCCTGTTTCGGGGAACTCTTTGCACCCAAGTGCAGCAGCTGCAAGCGCCCCATCACGGGGGGGAGCGGTGGCGAGGCTGCAGGTAAGAGCGTGGCTGTGATAACTGGGTGACGCCGAGGGGCGGCAGCGCCCCCAGATCTGCAGCGCTAACCTCCGCCTCTCCTCCAGGACTCGGTGGAGGCAAGTACGTGTCCTTCGAAGACCGCCACTGGCACCACGGCTGCTTCTCCTGTGCCCGCTGCTCCACCTCCCTGGTGGGCCAGGGCTTCGTACCAGACGGAGACCAAGTTCTGTGCCAGGGCTGCAGCCAAGCAGGGCCCTGAGCCAAGGCTCCTGACTCGCCCCTTTCCCAAACTAAGGGTTCGAGACTATGGCTCCTTTTCCGAACCACTTCTGGGACCCAGCCCCTCCTTAGAATGGGCCTCCACCTGCCCCTGCACAGTGTGCAACACCCATGGCTTAAACTCTCTCTCCAAGTCTGGACTGCAGAAGTGGGTCCCTCCCCTCTGTACTTTTTTGGGTTCCCAGATCTAGCTCCTTCCCCCAGATCAAGGCCCTAGACACTCCAGCCCCCCAAACCTGGACCTAGGCCTCCTTAAATCTAGACTTCTTGGGTAGATTTTTAGGTTTCCTATGGGTGCCTGAGAAGTCCTCAAAGATAGATTGTACCCCAGTTTGACCtcatccccatcccacccctatcTCTGGGCTGAACCTGTCTGGATCGCAGATTAGGGGCTCCCTGGTTTGAGGGTCATAAGGTACAGGGTACTGTCCCCCCGAGTACCATTTTATTCTTGCTCCATGTTGCCCAGAGGTAGGAAGCAGGAGTGGCTCACCCTACTCCCAGATTCTGCAATAAAACAGTGTGAGGGAGCACAGCCCCGTGTATTTGTCAGGAGGGTGAAAGAAGGTTCCTTGGCTGAGTCAGGCTTTTGTAAACCTAGTGGGCGGGCCGCGGGGTGGGGATTCTCACCCCAGGAAGAGGATCCCCTTTGGCAGCCACACTAGTCCCTCTCTAGCTTGGCCGGCCTCCCCACTGCTGGTGGAGGGCTTTCTcccctgggagggagagagggagggttgGGAGAAGCGCCAAACAGAGCCGGATGGCAGTGGGTTTCTTGGTCTGGTACacatcttcccccaccccaacaaCCCTGCCTCAACTCGACATACAAGCACGTAGTTCTGATCCCCAGACCCTCAACCCCCTTCCCCCTCTACCCAAGGATTAGTGGGGCCGGCTCAGGATCTGCTCACGGCCGGCCGCACGTTTTTTTGCCAAAAAAGGCAAGGATGCAGCTGCACGCGCCGGGGAACATCTGGATCCGATTCCCAGCATGAATGGGTCATGGCCCCGCCTCTCGTGATTCACTGGCGGGGGCGGGAGTGAGCCTGAGGGGCTGTCCCCCGAAGTGGGGCGATGGGGTGGAGCACTCTCCTGCTGGATGCCCGAGTCTGGGGTTGGCCCCCGGCCGCTGTCTCCGCGGTCGGACTGTGGCGGCAGGTACGCGCCCCGGTGGCTACCGCGGCCTCTGGAGGCGGAGGGCGGGGCGGAGGGGGCTGCCAAGAGGAAACAGTGAGAGTGTAGTATCTCAAGAAATACTCCCTAACCCTGGGCTGCCCTTACTGCGGTTTCTCAGAGGTGCAGACTCTCGGGTCATCTGCCTGAAGTCGCGAAGATAGTCACTTGGAAGATCAAGATTAATGCTTTATACTGGCAGCGGTTGGGCTTTACTGGGTCCTCGAGGAGGTTCGcagtgtatagcccaggctgattcTGCCTCAGCCATCAGAGAGGTCGGATGGCAAGTGTGAGCCAATCTGCAGTagttggcctttttttttttttttttttttttttttttttttttttttgaggcaagagtttctctgtgcagctctgcaGACTAGGCTCGCCTtctgctccagagtgctggaattaaaggagtgtgccaccaccgcccggtttgtAGTTGgcctttttattatattttgtaacttttaaaattttgctggCCGTGGCacagtgtagaggtcagaggacaactaacttatgggagtcagttctctccaccacGTGGGGCCCTGGTGAAGGAACTTAAGGCTCAGGTGGCTTGAAGACCAGCACCTTTCAGTGGAATCATGGCAGCATCCCCCGAGCCATATTGGCAGCCCACATTTTCAACAAACTTTTATGAATGTCCAACGTATGTGCTTATAACAGTTGTaggttcacattttttttttcgttCTCTCTCCCACCAATCACTGTCTTACACACTTGCTTTCTCGGCTTCCTGCACTCCCAATTCTTGCTACAAGTTCAATAAACACTTGTTGAGGCAGAGCAGGCTAGTCTCAGAAAACAGCTGGGGAAAGGCCCAGCGGCCTCAAAACATAGGCTGGTTTGGGGAAGCACAAGTGATTCATTTTGGAGGGAGTGCCAAGCTACCAAAATGGCAGGCGGAGCTGGGGTGGTCAAAAGTCAGGTGCCAACTTAAACAGACCTCCCCCTGCTGGTGAGCAGCACTTGGAAACGTTGAAGCAGGGGCATTCAAGGGTCAGTGTGAGAAAGATCATTCTGGCTGTGTCTGAATAATGGATTAGCGGAGTAAAATGAGCAGGCTGCTCAGAACGCCGGTGCTGTGGGCCAGGAGCGATCTTGAGATGTGTAGCAGCTGGAAGGGAAAGGTGGGGCCTGGTGACTGGTTTGGAGGCAGTGTTCAGAGAGTGTGGACAGTAGCATTTAAGGGAGCCTTCAGacctgaggcagagagagtggcGTGGCTTCCTTAGGGTCCTTGCTCATCCCTGAGGAAGAGAGTCAGCTGTAAACAGTTTCATTTATCTCAGTATGAACACTTTTCAGAGTCAACATCTCAAGCTTAATTTAGTTTGAAACTAACATAGTAACTACCTGcttggcacatgcctataatcccagtacttgggaggtagaggcgggaGTTCAGAATAACCTTTGGCTACGTAGTGAATTTGTGGCTAGCCaagacaataaacaaacaaacaaataaataaataaaaatgcatctgtattaaagaaaaaggaagagagatgctGTATCTTgagtataaataaagaaaattttcaagggattgggggatttattttttaatgataaagcACCTTCTTATAAAgcataaggccctaggttccacaGGAATACacgtatgtatgtacacacagaaGTCAGAATAGGGCATCGGGTGTCCTCTTTCTCTACCTGTtcctttgaggcagtgtctctccctcagtcTAGAGTTATGTTTTCTTAGGTAACCTAGAATCTAGCAAGCCCCAGTCATCCTCCTGTTTTTGCTGCTTTGGAGCTGTGGTTACAGGACTATGCTGGGATGCCTTGCTTATTAAGTTGGTAATAGGAACTCCAGTCgtttgtttttttggcttttcgagacaaggtttctctgtggagttctggctgtcctggaactagttctgtagaccaggctagccttgagctcagagatctacctgcctctgtgagcaggtttatttttatttcacatgtataggtacaaatacacatgtacacaacatgcatgcagtgctcatagaagccagaagagggcatcgatcctctggaactggagtcttACAGTTATTAGCTGTCataagggtgctgggaatagGATGTAGGTCCCCTAGAAGAGCAACTAATACTCTTAAGTGCTGAtggatctctccagccccccagatttttttttaaagatttatttatttattatgtatacagcatgtatgactgcaggccagaagagggcaccaggtctgattacagatggttgtgagccactatgtggttgctgggaattgaactcaggacctctggaagagcagtcagtgctcttaacctctaagccatctctccagcccctctgagccatctctccaggccccccccCCAGATATTTTTAAACAGGATATTTATTGAGGTAATTCAGACACCATTCACTTTAAGTGCTACAGCTCATTTCAATTTTAGCAAAGTTGGCAGAGTTGTACAACTATTGCCGCCCCCAAAAGGATTCCTTCTGTCCATTCTAAGTCACTTCTTATCCCAAGCAACCACTCTCTCGTCTTCCCTTAGTCTCCATGAATTTGCCAATCCCAGTATTTAATCTGAGCactctttctggttttttgttgttttgctttgtttctggttttccaagacagggtttccctgtgtagccctggctgtcctggaacttgctctgtagaccaggctggctgggatCTCTCtggtgtttgtttattgttttgagataCTCTCTCACCACATAGTGCAGGCTGAGCTTgctcccttcctgcctcagtctcctaagtgctagaattacaggtgtgagctgctcTGCATGGCTCCaaccctgtagcaggaatcttaaaagttcttattaataaaatcaaacccgaggccagctattggggtcaatgctggtagatcagagagacagaacaagccacagctatctcaccttgccaattcctcagctggtcctgtttcctcagactggaagcttctgtgtcctcatcccaatggctctcagctgaactgctgcttaaaagcctgaatgcttaaccagccacatgcttaaccagccaaatgtttctagtttctggtcctcacgccttatatacctttctgctttctaccatcactccctaggattaaaggcttgctttctgagattaaaggcgtgtgtcaccatgcctggctgtttccaatgtggccttgaactcagagatcccaggtggatttcttcctctggaatgctaggattaaaggcgtgtgct
Coding sequences within:
- the Fhl3 gene encoding four and a half LIM domains protein 3 isoform X2 → MSEAFDCAKCSESLYGRKYIQTDSGPYCVPCYDNTFANTCAECQQLIGHDSRELFYEDRHFHEGCFRCCRCQRSLADEPFTCQDSELLCNECYCTAFSSQCSACGETVMPGSRKLEYGGQTWHEHCFLCSGCEQPLGSRSFVPDKGAHYCVPCYENKFAPRCARCSKTLTQGGVTYRDQPWHRECLVCTGCQTPLAGQQFTSRDDDPYCVACFGELFAPKCSSCKRPITGGSGGEAAGLGGGKYVSFEDRHWHHGCFSCARCSTSLVGQGFVPDGDQVLCQGCSQAGP
- the Fhl3 gene encoding four and a half LIM domains protein 3 isoform X1; protein product: MDSGHETYVPKVTGSQVRFMFHDSSRLLYTEHHTERSSATQLQEVHWCVYTGLLSITAMSEAFDCAKCSESLYGRKYIQTDSGPYCVPCYDNTFANTCAECQQLIGHDSRELFYEDRHFHEGCFRCCRCQRSLADEPFTCQDSELLCNECYCTAFSSQCSACGETVMPGSRKLEYGGQTWHEHCFLCSGCEQPLGSRSFVPDKGAHYCVPCYENKFAPRCARCSKTLTQGGVTYRDQPWHRECLVCTGCQTPLAGQQFTSRDDDPYCVACFGELFAPKCSSCKRPITGGSGGEAAGLGGGKYVSFEDRHWHHGCFSCARCSTSLVGQGFVPDGDQVLCQGCSQAGP